The Brassica napus cultivar Da-Ae chromosome C7, Da-Ae, whole genome shotgun sequence genome has a segment encoding these proteins:
- the LOC111207607 gene encoding dnaJ homolog subfamily C member 17, giving the protein MEEFVDHYIVLGLPSGEEAQNLSEKEISKAYRLKALYLHPDKRRDDPDAHEKFQRLKTSYEVLKDEKARKLFDDLLRIQREKQHKKSQVDSKRRKMMSDLEEREQRSGFAPSHAAARPYDEEERIARKLKEEVDRIRAQHAKKRGGFETPPESGGDDVKRGEDRSGSGGGGGASVQLDKERMLKVSWETIGEGYTAGRLREVFSEFGEVEDVVIRSTKKKCSALIVMATKDGAVAATRTLCGDLSNPLLVVPLQRAAQTDFQTAKKSAEAEPQSNIVGAGYQAYEDQVMERLKKAAMNQK; this is encoded by the exons ATGGAGGAGTTTGTGGACCATTACATAGTTCTAGGTTTACCTTCTGGAGAGGAAGCTCAGAACCTTAGCGAGAAGGAGATTTCAAAAGCATACAGGCTGAAAGCTTTGTACTTGCATCCGGACAAACGccgagacgatcccgatgctcATGAGAAGTTTCAGAGGCTCAAGACATCTTACGAGGTTCTCAAAGACGAGAAAGCTCGGAAGCTCTTCGATGATCTTCTTAGAATCCAGCGCGAGAAACAGCACAAGAAATCGCAGGTGGATTCCAAGAGGCGCAAGATGATGTCTGATCTGGAGGAAAGGGAGCAGCGTTCTGGTTTTGCTCCTAGTCATGCCGCGGCTAGACCTTATGATGAAGAGGAGAGAATCGCAAGGAAGCTTAAGGAGGAGGTGGATAGGATACGTGCACAACATGCCAAGAAGAGAGGCGGTTTCGAAACTCCTCCTGAGAGTGGTGGTGATGATGTAAAGAGGGGAGAAGATAGAAGTGGAAGTGGAGGTGGAGGTGGTGCTAGTGTTCAGCTTGATAAAGAGAGAATGTTGAAGGTTTCTTGGGAAACGATTGGTGAAGGTTATACAGCGGGAAGGCTCAGAGAAGTGTTTTCAGAGTTTGGTGAGGTTGAAGATGTTGTGATTAGGAGTACAAAGAAGAAGTGCTCCGCTCTTATTGTAATGGCTACGAAAGATGGAGCT GTAGCAGCGACGAGAACACTGTGTGGTGATCTCTCTAACCCATTACTAGTTGTACCTCTTCAAAGAGCAGCACAAACCGATTTTCAAACCGCTAAGAAATCTGCAGAAGCAGAACCGCAGAGTAACATAGTAGGTGCTGGTTACCAAGCTTATGAAGACCAGGTCATGGAAAGACTTAAAAAG GCGGCTATGAACCAGAAATGA
- the LOC111207849 gene encoding calcium-dependent protein kinase 12 gives MSNKPRTRWVLPYKTKHVEDDYSLGKVLGQGQFGTTYLCTHNQTGRKLACKSIPKRKLLCQEDYDDVLREIQIMHHLSEYPNVVRIQDTYEDSSSVHLVMELCEGGELFDRIVKKGHYSEREAAKLMKTVVGVVETCHSLGVLHRDLKPENFLFASCDEDASLKSTDFGLSVFCKPGLTFSELVGSAYYVAPEVLHKHYSRECDVWSAGVILYILLCGFPPFWAESEIGIFRKILQGKLNFETNPWPSISESAKDLITKMLEGNPKKRLTAHQVLCHPWIVDDTVAPDKPLDCAVVSRLKKFSAMNKLKKMALRVIAERLSEEEIGGLKELFKMIDTDNSGTITFEELKDSMKRVGSELMESEIQELLQAADVDESGTIDYGEFLAATIHLNKLEREENLVAAFSFFDKDASGYITIDELQQAWKEFGINDSHLDEMIKDIDQDNDGQIDYGEFVAMMRKGNGNGGIGRRTMTMRNTLNFENPLPDESTNG, from the exons ATGTCTAACAAACCAAGAACCAGGTGGGTTCTCCCTTACAAGACCAAACACGTGGAAGACGATTACTCTCTCGGCAAAGTGCTCGGACAAGGACAATTCGGAACCACTTACCTCTGCACACACAACCAGACGGGTCGAAAGCTCGCCTGCAAATCCATACCCAAAAGGAAGCTCCTTTGCCAAGAAGACTACGACGACGTTTTGAGGGAGATACAGATAATGCATCACTTGTCCGAGTACCCCAACGTTGTCCGGATACAAGACACCTACGAGGATTCCAGCAGCGTCCACCTTGTGATGGAGCTCTGCGAAGGAGGTGAGCTGTTCGATAGAATCGTGAAGAAAGGTCATTACAGCGAGAGAGAAGCTGCTAAGCTCATGAAGACTGTTGTCGGAGTTGTGGAGACTTGTCACTCTCTTGGGGTGTTGCATAGAGATCTTAAGCCTGAGAACTTCTTGTTTGCCTCTTGTGATGAAGATGCTTCTCTTAAATCCACTGACTTTGGCCTCTCTGTTTTCTGCAAACCAG GATTAACGTTTTCAGAACTAGTTGGGAGTGCATACTATGTGGCACCTGAGGTTTTACATAAGCATTACAGCCGTGAATGTGATGTATGGAGCGCTGGAGTTATCCTCTACATTCTCTTATGTGGTTTCCCTCCTTTCTGGGCTG aAAGTGAGATTGGCATCTTCAGAAAGATTTTACAGGGAAAGCTGAACTTTGAGACCAATCCTTGGCCTAGCATTTCAGAGAGTGCCAAGGATCTTATCACAAAAATGCTTGAGGGCAATCCTAAGAAACGGCTTACTGCTCATCAAGTCTTGT GTCATCCCTGGATTGTGGATGATACTGTTGCTCCAGATAAACCATTGGACTGTGCAGTAGTGTCCcgtctgaaaaagttctctgcAATGAACAAACTCAAGAAGATGGCATTACGTGTGATTGCAGAGAGACTATCTGAGGAAGAGATCGGTGGGCTCAAGGAACTGTTCAAGATGATAGACACAGACAACAGTGGGACCATCACATTTGAAGAGTTGAAAGACAGTATGAAACGTGTTGGGTCAGAGCTTATGGAGTCAGAGATCCAAGAACTCTTGCAAGCA GCTGATGTTGATGAAAGTGGAACAATTGACTATGGAGAGTTCTTAGCTGCAACAATCCACTTGAACAAGCTGGAGAGAGAAGAGAATCTAGTGGCTGCATTCTCTTTCTTTGACAAAGATGCAAGTGGTTACATCACTATAGACGAGCTTCAACAGGCTTGGAAAGAGTTTGGTATCAACGATTCACATCTTGATGAAATGATCAAAGACATTGATCAAGACAAT GATGGACAAATAGACTATGGAGAGTTTGTGGCAATGATGAGGAAAGGAAATGGTAATGGAGGTATTGGCAGGAGAACTATGACTATGAGGAACACTCTCAACTTTGAAAACCCTCTTCCTGATGAGTCAACCAATGGCTAA
- the LOC111207848 gene encoding cleft lip and palate transmembrane protein 1 homolog: MAPPAGQTAAVAEAAGGGDAQPQQQQQQQRGFGSTVSGIIRIAVFWYFASKFFSPKQKPMDPAQPHHLMTNLFHKGESLDMWFYLSEQEKFTDFSNEGALYWHETNIPYAVWTPESIRTRSLKYYPSQTLQNNGSLYAHVFFARSGFPIDPSDPEYQPLNSFGRTHPVATYFPKRKANKKKSLLGNAKDSDESQPEPEKVVDKNSDVKEEVPVEWVSLWKPNVTINLVDDFTHYSQNGVPPNIAPHLLVEPSTGNYYPTIYFNEFWLLRDKMIPMNETVSEVQLDLEISPISMMKWQLFQQVDQSFQMQRSYGSMLDGESDELKRVFLEGNPYLLGITMFVSMLHSVFDFLAFKNDIQFWNKNKSMEGLSAKSVVLNFICQFVIFLYLLDNDTSWMILASSGVGVCIEFWKIGKAMRIEVDRSGMIPRLRFHDRESYASNKTKEYDDIAIKFLSYVLLLLVVGLSIYSLAYERHKSWYSWILSSLTSCVYMFGFIMMCPQLFINYKLKSVAHLPWRQMTYKFLNTIIDDLFAFVIKMPILHRLSVFRDDVIFLIYLYQRWVYPVDKTRVNEFGFGGEDETAEKKLITEKEEEEDNKKTN, encoded by the exons ATGGCCCCGCCGGCAGGACAAACGGCGGCGGTAGCAGAGGCTGCTGGCGGCGGCGATGCTCAgccgcagcagcagcagcagcagcagagaGGGTTTGGCTCAACGGTATCCGGAATAATAAGGATCGCAGTGTTCTGGTACTTTGCTTCGAAGTTCTTTTCGCCTAAGCAGAAACCGATGGATCCTGCTCAGCCTCATCACCTCATGACCAATCTCTTCCACAAGGGCGAATCATTG GATATGTGGTTTTATCTATCAGAGCAAGAGAAGTTCACTGACTTTAGCAACGAAGGTGCGCTCTATTGGCACGAGACGAATATACCTTATGCTGTGTGGACACCAGAGAGTATCAGGACTCGATCACTCAAGTATTATCCATCTCAg ACGTTACAGAATAATGGAAGTCTGTATGCTCATGTCTTCTTTGCTCGATCTGGATTCCCTATAGACCCCAGTGATCCTGAATACCAACCGCTTAATAGCTTTGGCAGGACTCACC CTGTTGCGACTTACTTTCCAAAGCGAAAAGCAAATAAGAAGAAGAGCCTCTTAGGTAATGCTAAAGACTCTGATGAATCCCAGCCAGAACCTGAG AAAGTTGTTGATAAAAACTCGGATGTCAAGGAAGAAGTCCCTGTGGAATGGGTATCCCTCTGGAAACCCAATGTCACGATTAACCTGGTCGATGATTTTACTCA CTACTCACAGAATGGTGTACCACCAAACATTGCTCCCC ACTTGCTGGTAGAACCTAGCACGGGAAATTACTATCCTACTATTTACTTCAATGAGTTTTGGCTGCTAAGGGACAAGATGATTCCAATGAATGAGACAGTCTCAGAAGTACAACTTGATCTTGAAATAAGCCCCATAAGCATGATGAAGTGGCAGCTGTTTCAGCAAGTTGATCAGTCTTTCCAGATGCAGCGTAGCTATGGAAGCATGCTTGATGGTGAATCTGACGAACTAAAG AGAGTTTTTCTGGAAGGAAATCCCTATCTGTTGGGCATCACGATGTTTGTTTCGATGCTTCATTCTGTGTTCGACTTCTTGGCATTTAAAAATG ATATCCAATTCtggaacaaaaacaaatctatGGAAGGACTGTCTGCAAAGTCTGTTGTACTGAACTTTATCTGTCAGTTTGTCATCTTCCTCTACTTGCTTGACAACGACACTTCATGGATGATACTGGCCAGTTCCGGAGTTGGTGTCTGCATTGAATTCTGGAAAATAGGGAAGGCCATGCGCATAGAG GTTGATCGAAGTGGAATGATTCCAAGGTTGAGGTTCCACGATCGTGAATCATATGCAAGCAATAAAACCAAAGAGTATGATGACATTGCCATAAAGTTCTTATCCTATGTGCTTCTCCTCCTTGTCGTGGGATTATCCATATATTCTCTGGCTTACGAACGTCACAAGAGCTGGTATTCGTGGATCTTGTCTTCACTAACAAGCTGTGTCTACATGTTCG gtttcatCATGATGTGTCCTCAGTTATTCATCAACTATAAGCTAAAGTCAGTGGCACATCTACCATGGAGACAGATGACTTACAAGTTCCTCAACACCATTATCGATGATCTCTTTGCCTTTGTCATCAAAATGCCGATTCTGCATCGGCTTTCTGTATTCCGAGATG ATGTGATATTCTTGATATACTTGTACCAAAGATGGGTTTACCCTGTGGACAAGACACGTGTTAACGAGTTTGGTTTTGGAGGTGAGGATGAAACTGCAGAGAAGAAGTTGATCactgagaaagaagaagaagaagacaacaaGAAAACAAACTAA